DNA from Salinibacterium sp. dk2585:
ATGCGATCCACCGTCGATAACACCGGCGTCTCTCGCGTGCTGCGGCGGCGACTGTCTTCACTGCGAACCATGGAGCTCTCACTCTTCCTCGTCGTCGGGGGTGGCACGGAACAAGCCCAGATTACGCCCCGGGGGAGAGCGTTACATATATTATACGATCACGTTTCGGCTCTGTAAAATGCAGGCGAGCTCGTTGACCGTGCAAATTCAAATAATATACGTTGTCCACAACGCGGCGGCTAGCAGCCTCCCGGTTACCCAAACATCTCGTGTGAGCAACAATATTTCAGGATTGGACCGCGTGCCATGGACCGTAGAACATCTCTCAAGAAAACCCGAACCGTCACCGCCGCGCTGGGAGCTATCGCTCTCGCTGTGTCGCTCGTGGCATGTGGGGCCGACACCGGCAGCAACGGCGCCGCGCCGGCCGCCGCTGATGAACCGGCGCTCCTCACGAAGATGAAGGCGGAGGGCGCCATCCTCGGCATGGTCGACTCGCCGCCGACCAGCTTCGTCGAAAGTGATGGAACCCCGGCCGGGTTTAGCAGCCTCGTCACGATGGAGATATTGAAGCGAATGGGCGTCACCGAATTCGGCGCCCTCGTCACAGATTTTCCTGGCGCCATCCCGGCGCTCATGGCGCAACGCTCCGACATCCGTATCGGCGGGCTCACACCGAATGACGAGCGTTGCCCTGTGATGGCCTTCACGAAGCCCTCGCATGTCCTCACCTATGCCTTCGCGGTGAAGCCGGGCAACCCACTCGATCTGCACAGCCTCGCTGACCTTGCCGCGACGAACTCCAAGCTCGGCACGCAGGGTGCGACCACGCAGGAGCGCGTTGCCATCGAGGTCATGGGCGGCAGCGAGAACATCGTCATCTTGCCCGACCGTCAGAGCGGCATCGACGCTTTGCGCACAGACCGGGTAGACGCCTTTGTTGCACCACTGGAGACGCTTGTGCAGTTGCAGTCGACGAACCCTGGTGCCTTCGACATTGCCGACGGCATCGTGCCCGACCTTCCCATCCTGGCGCAGGCGAGCGTCGTGCGGAACGAGGACAAAGACTTCGTCGAGGCCTACGACAAGATCTTCGACGAGCTGGTCGCTGAAGGCTGGCTCGAGGAGCTGTCCGACGAGTACGGATTCGACTTCTCGCTGCTCTCATCGCCCGAGCTGACCACCTGCGACTGACGCAGGGGCACTGGGTGCAGGAGTCGAACACACCCCTGCACCCAGTGTTGCGTCGCTCGCTCAAACATCGCCATTGAGAGAAAGCGTGCAGTAGATGGATCTGTCTTGGCTTGAAGCCTCAGCCAGCCCACTGTTTCAGGGCATGTGTACTACGTTGCTGGTCTTCTTCGGCTCGATCATCATCGCCACGGTCATAGGGGTGCTGGTCGGCGCGCTGCGCTTGTCGCGCTCGTCGATCGTTCGCGGTATCGCCTGGGTGTACGTGGAGTTCTTCCGGGGCGTTTCGGTCATCGTCCTCATCTTCTGGGCATTCTTCGTGCTCCCCCTGTTGGGAATCCACCTCAGCACCCTGGTCACCTCGTGGCTCGTGATCGGTCTCAACCAGAGCGCCTTCATCGCTGAGATCGTGCGCGGTGGCATTCAGGCCGTTCCACGAGGTCAGATCGAAGCGAGCATCGCTATCAACCTCAGCCCTCTGACGCGGCTCCGCAACATCGTCTTCCCGCAGGCGCTGCCGATCATGCTCCCGCCCTACGCCAACCAGCTCGTCAACACGCTCAAAGAGACGGCCGTCGTCTCACTCATTGGGCTCGCAGACCTGACCTTCAGCGCCAACGAACTGCGAACGCACATCGGTCACTCACTCGAGATGTTCTTGAGCATCGGGATCATCTACCTCCTGCTCGCCTATCTCTTGACCCAGCTCACCAAGTGGCTCGAGACAAAGACTCGGGTCGAGCCGTTACGAGGCTCCAGCGCGAACAAGAATCGACGACTCAGCAAGTCGCTTACCGAAGGGCTTTCCTCATGAACTGGGACTGGGGATACGCAATAAGCATCATGCCCATGCTGCTCAACGGGCTGTTGGTCACCGTGGTCGTGACCCTCATCGCCACCGCATTCGGCCTCGCCGGGGGGCTGCTCCTCGGCATCGTGTCGTCGATGCGCATTCCGTTCTTTTCCAAGATCGCCGACGGCTATGTGATCGTGTTTCGTAACTCGCCCTTCTTGGTACAGCTGTATCTGATCTTCTTCGCGCTGCCCGAGATCGGCATCGTGCTGACTCCGCAGGTGAGCGGCGTACTGGGCCTCGGCTTGTTCATCTCGGCCTACATGGCCGAGGTGTACCGCGCAGGCATCGCATCGGTGCCGGTGGGCCAGTGGGAGGCGACGACTTCGATAAACCTGTCGAAGTTCCACACCTGGACACGGGTGATTCTTCCGCAGGCAATCCCGCCGATCATTCCCATGCTCGGCAACTACGCCAACCTGGCGTTCAAGCTCAGCGCGTACGTCGCCGTCATCGGCACGGTAGAGCTGTTCGGAACCGCGCTCCGACTGGGAGAGCAGTCATACCGCTATATAGAGCCGTTCACGCTTGTCGGCCTCCTCTACCTGGTGGTGAGTGTCGCGGCAACCATATCGCTGCGCCAGTTGGAGAAGCGGATGCAGCGTAATCGCCCGCAGATGGCGGACCTGTGAGCAACACCATGTCAGAGACAGACCTAGAGAGAGTGGGAGTCCACGCTGTGAGTGGAATTGAAGCTGTGAACCGGACCCAAGCGATGGTGGAGTTCAGGAACGTCGTCAAGCAATACGACGCCACCGTGCTCGACAGCTTGAACCTGTCAGTCGCGCCAGGTGAGAAGGCGGTCATCATCGGGCCGAGCGGTTCAGGCAAGACGACGATTCTGCGCATCCTCATGACCCTCGTGCGTCCCGACGAAGGCCATGTCTTCATCGATGGTGAGCCGCTGTGGCATATGGAGAAGAAGGGCGAGCTGGTCGACGCGGATGAGAAGCATCTGCGTTCCATGCGCAACTCGCTGGGCATGGTGTTCCAGCAGTTCAACCTGTTCCCGCACATGACGGTGTTGCGCAACGTCACAGAGGGCCTTATACGAGTGAAGGGCATGGCGAAGGACGAGGCCGAGCATGAGGCGCTCGCGAACCTTGAAAGGGTGGGCCTACGACACAGGGCAAAGGATCACAGCTGGCAGCTATCAGGTGGGCAGCAGCAGCGGGTAGCCATCGCCCGCGCGATTGCGCTCAAGCCTCGCGTGCTGCTGTTCGACGAGGTGACGTCTGCCCTCGACCCCGAGCTGGTCGGTGAGGTCCTCGAGGTGATCCGCGACCTCGCGGTCAACACGAACATCACCATGCTGTTCGTCACTCATGAAATGAGCTTCGCGCGCGATATAGCCGACCGGGTCATCATGTTCGACCGCGGACGCGTCGTCGAGCAGGGGCCGCCTGCTCAGATATTTGACAGCCCCCAGGAAGAACGCACTCAGAACTTCCTGCGAAAGGTCGGCTGATATGTGTGCCGTCACTGGCCGGCGGGGCCAAGCACGGGGGGATGCGAAATGAGCGAGCACTCGCGTCTGCTCATCACCGATGTGCGGTTGCCTTTCGGCGATGCTGAGTCCCTCGATCTCTTGATCGAGGGTGAGCGAATCGCGCGAATCGAGCCCAGCATCGAGGCAGGGCCGAACGATCGCGTTGAGCGAGCCAACGGGCGTCTTGCGCTGCCCGGTTTCGTCGACGCGCACTGCCACCTCGACAAGACCCTGGTGGGCCGCCCCTGGCACTCGCATCGTGCGGGCAACAGCGTCGCCGAGCGGGTGCGAATCGACCATGAGCTGAGACGCGGGCTTGGAATGCCGAGCGTTCACAACACGACCGCGCTGGTCGAGCAGATCATCAGAAGTGGCACGACATCGGTGCGCACGCACACCGAGATCGACACAGAAGTCGGCCTTGCCGGCGTGGAGGTCGTCAGCGCAGTCGCCGAGCGATTCCGCGGTGACATCACGATTCAGCAGGTCGCGTTTCCTCAATCAGGAATGCTCGCGGATGCTGCCGTCGAGGGACTCCTGTCCGAGGCCATCGACCGCGGTGTGAGGGTCATCGGCGGGCTCGACCCCGCCGGTGCGGAACGGGATCCGGTGGGACATCTCAACCGGATCTTCGCGCTCGCGGTGGCGAAGGACTGCGAAATCGACCTGCACCTGCACGACCCCGGCGAGTTGGGGGCATGGGAGCTTGACCTCATCAGCGAACGCACGCGCGTGGAGGGATTATCGGGCCGAGTGAACGTGAGCCACGCGATCGCCTTGGGGCAGGTGGATGCTGGACGCCAGGCGCGCTTGGCCGAGGCAATGGCGGCAGCGGGGGTGTCAATGACGACGTGTGTCGCCCACAATGATCCGCCGCCTCCCGTGGAGCTGCTCTTCGACTCAGGCGTGTTGCTCACGGCGGGCAATGACAGCATTCGCAACACCTGGTCCCCGTTTGGGACGGGCGACATGCTCGAAAGGGCCTGGATTCTCGCGGTGCGCTGCGGGCTCCGCACAGACGAGCAGCTTCAGCTGGCGCTCACCATTGCCTCGGCGCACGGTAGCGCGCTCGTGCGGGGCGAAGGCACGAGCGCACTCGAGGTTGGCTCGATCGCCGACCTCGTGCTGGTCGATGCTCTCAACGTTGGTGATGCACTAGCGCGTCGGCCGGCCCGTGACCTTGTCGTGCATCGCGGCCGTGTGTCCGCCCGAGCGACCCCGGAAGCCGCCTAGTGCATCGTCCAAGAACCGATTGGCAAGTAACAAAGGAGAGTGCCCCCTTGAGAGGGAACATTTTAGAACTCAACGGTGTCGCCCACATCGCCTTGACGCCGTTCAACGAGGACGAAACGATCGACTTCACCGGCATCGAGAACATCGTTGACGAGGCGGTGAATGTCGGATGCACGGCGGTCGTTCCCCTGGGGATCATGGGGGAGTCACACAAGTTGCTCGACTCCGAACGCGATGAGGTGTTGCGCGCCTATGTCGAACGGGCTGGTGACCGGCTTCACGTGATTGCGGGCATCACCTCCGAGTCGACAGCGGTCGCAGTTGCGCGGGCTGAGAGTGCCTTGCGTCTCGGAGCGACCGCAGCCATGATGGCTCCTCCCCGCAACTTCAAGCCCGGGCCTGGGCTCGTCGAACACTATCGAGCGGTTGCCCGGACGGGCATTCCCGTGGTGGTTCAAGATGAGCCGGTGACGACCGGCGTGATCATGCCGGGTGAGTTCATCGGTCAACTCGCTGAGATTCCCGGGGTGTTCTGCGCGAAGGTCGAAGAAGCGCCGAGCCCCCCGAAGGTGTCCGCGATTCTGGAGCACGCCCCGAACCTGCTCTGCTTGGGCGGGCTGGGTGGTGTGGCCATCTACGAAGAGTTGGCTCGCGGTGCGGTCGGCATCATGACCGGTTTCGGCTTTCCGGGCATCCTTGTCCAGATCTGTGAGCGCTATCTTGCCGGCGACCATGCAGAGGCGCGGCGCATCTTCCACCACTACCTGCCGATCATCCGTTTCGAGGCGCAGCTGGGAGTCGGCGGTGTGGCCATTCGCAAGCAGCTGTTCTACGAGCGGGGTCTCATTGCCACCCCGCTCGCCCGCAGGCCGGCACGGCCGGTGGATGCGCGCACGGTAGAGGAGCTCGGTGAGTTGCTCGACATTCTGGAGCTGAGGAACACTAATGATTGAGATTCTGCGTGGCGCTCGACTTTTCGAGTCGCCGGAGGCTGGTCCGCGCGACATCGTCATCGATGGCGGCGTCATCGTTGCCGTCACCCAGGCGGGTGCAGCCGAGGGCGGCGCGGTCATCACCGACCTCGACGGCCTGGAGATCATGCCGGGGGCGATCGACGCTCACGTGCATCCGATACACGATGAGACATTCGCGTCAGTGGCGCAGGCGGCCGTGCATGGTGGTGTGACGACAATAGCCAACCAGCTGTACCCGCAAAGCGATGAAACAGCCGCTGCCGCGATCGATCGCATGATCGCCGAGAGCGTCGGCGGTACGGCCGACTATGCAGCGCATGTTCGATGGGATCGCACACGCGGCCTCGAGGATCTGCTCGGCGCGGCGGAGGCAGGCGCGATCTCGATCAAGGTCTTTCTCGCGCACCCTGACAAGCAGATTCAAAGCAGTCTGGGCGACCTCGTGAAAGCCATGTCGTCGGCGGGAAAGGCCGGGCTCCTGACGCTCGTGCACGCCGAGTTGGGCGACGTCGTCGATGACTTGGGTGCCGTCGGCCTCGGCTCAATGGGGTCGATGCGCGAGGTGAATGCATGGCGATCGACGGCGATCGAAGCGTCGGCGGTGCGCGCCGTTGCCGTGGTCGCACAAGCGGTGGGTGCGCCCGTCTACATCGTGCACGCGTCGTGCGAGGAGGGCGTCCGTGAGGCCTCCGAGGCGAAACTGCGGGGGACCGAGGTGTATGTGGAATCGTGCCCGCACTATCTGTTTCTTGATCTCGATGATGTGCCGCCGGGCGGGCAGGGTTTTGTCCTGCCCCCACTCCGCGAACGCGGCGATCGGGATGCTCTGCGCCGTGCCGCGGCGAGTGGACTCGTCGATACGCTCGGGAGCGACCATTGCGGTCATGGCCCGGCCGCGAAGCCGACGCACCAGATCGCTGGAGCGAAGGCGGGTCTCCCGGGTCTTGAGTCAATGCTGCCGCTCATCGTGGATGCCGTGATCGGCGACGACCCATGGTTATCACGGCAGCGAGCGGTGCAACTGCTGTCGTCGAATGCGGCGTCGGTCTTCGGTCTGGCAGGCAAGGGCTCGATCGACGTGGGTTTCGACGCCGACCTCGTCGCGATTGACCCAGCCGGCCAGCGGCGCCTCTCGGTGGCGGATTTCCATGACGCGGCCAACTACAGCCCCTACGAGGGCATGACGACGCGCGGCAGCATCGCGAGGGTGTGGCGGCGTGGTCAGCTCGTGGTGCGTGACGGCGAGGCGCATTCAACCGGTGGCGGGCGTTTCGTACGCGGCTCTGGGGCTCAGCGTCGGGGCGGTGCGTGATGGTGCTTGGTGTCAGTTCGCGGCGCGTGAAAGGGAGTGTCTGGTGGATCTAGGGCTGAAGGATCGGGTCTTCGTGACTACGGGGTCGACGAGTGGCCTGGGTGGCGCGTGTGCTGAGGCCCTGTTGGCGGAGGGTGCCCGTGTAGTGATCTCCTCGCGCGCTCAGGCGCGAGTGGATGCATCGGTGGCCTCTCTGGAGGAGCGCTTTCCCGGCCAGGTGCTCGGAGTGGCAGCCGACTTGGTAGATGGGGACGCTGCGGAGCGCGTCGTCGGCGGTGCGGTCGAGAAGTGGGGGCGGCTCGACGGTGCCATCATCAGCGGTGGTGGCCCGCCGGTAGGCGGTGTCATGGTCGCGACAGACGAGCAATGGCTGAGTGCGTTTGAGAGCGTCTTCTTGGGCCCGTTGAGGGTGGCGAGGCGGGCAGCTTCCCTGATGTCTGAAGGTGGATGCATCGCGATGGTGCTGTCGGGCAGTGCATTGGCACCTATTCCAGATCTGGCGCTGTCGAATGGACTTCGGCCTGGTGTGGCGATGACGATGAAGACGCTCTCAGATGAGCTAGCTGGGTCGCGCATTCGCACCGTGGGGCTTGTGCCGGGGCGCATTGCGACGTCGCGCACGCTCGAGTTGGACAGTGCGCACCCAGAAGTGTCGGAGCGTCGCAACAAGGCCATCCCGGCGGGCCGCTTGGGCACGCCGGAGGAGTTTGCACGGGTGGCGACGTTCATGGTGTCGCCCGCGGCGTCGTATGTGAATGGCACGTCGATCGTGATCGATGGCGGTGCGCGGCGGGCGCCGTGACGGTCGAGTAGCAGTTTCAGGTTTGAGACAAGGAGAGATCGATGGATCTGGGTATAACGGGTAAAGGCGCGCTTGTGTTGGGCGCGGGAGGTGGCCTCGGTGGGGCGATCGCGAAAGCGTTGGCGCGTGAGGGTGTGCGTGTCGCGGTGGGAGATTTCGTCGAGGATGCTGCCAATGGCACTGTGGCGGCGATCAGGGAGGCCGGTGGTGAGGCCGTTCCGTTGATCTGGGATCTTGCTGATCTTGCCGCGATGGATGCTGCTCTCGATCGTCTGGAGAAGGACCACTGGCAGGTCGACATCGTGGTGCACATCACGGGCGGGCCGCCGCCGAGTCCTGTGTCGGGCCAGTCGGATGACGTGTGGCGTGACCATTTCAACAGCATGGTGCTGCCGATCATTCACCTCACGGATCGGGTACTGCCAGGGATGAAGGCGCGGGGCTGGGGGCGCATCATCACAAGCACGAGCTCAGGGGTAGTGACGCCGATTCCGAACCTCGGGCTGTCGAACGCGCTGCGGTCGGCGCTGCTCGGGTGGTCGAAGACGTTGGCCCGCGAAGTCGGCCCGTCCGGTGTCACTGCGAACCTGGTAGTTCCTGGTCGCGTGGCGACGAAGCGCATCACCTTCCTTGATGAGGCGAAGGCTGAGCGTGAGGGTCGGGATGTGAACGACGTGACAGCAGAGAGCGTGTCGTCGATTCCGGTCGGTCGATACGGCGACCCCGATGAGTATGCTGCGGCGGTTGCGTTCTTGGCGAGCGTGCAGGCGGGGTACATCACCGGTACGACGCTGCGTGTGGATGGGGGCCTCATCCCGTCGATCTGAATCTCGATAGAGGCGATCGCGGGAATCCATCACCGATGTCGTTGGTGAATGCGCTCGCACAGGCACCAGCGACATCGGGGCATCCGTCGGCTTAGGCCTCGCGAAGTAGTCCCTCGATGCGCCGGTACGTCGCCTCGTCGAACGCGACCACGCGGACATCCTCGACCGCCGTCTCGGCAGTCCGGATCGTGTCGACAGCGGCGGCGACCGCGTCATCCTTCGGCCAGCCGTAGGCGCCCGCGCTGATCAGCGGGAACGCGATACTGCGCGCACCGAGCTCGTCCGCGACGGCCAGTGAGCGACGGTAGCAGGACTCGAGCAGACCGCGGTCGCGCTCTCCGGCAGCGTAGTTCGGGCCGACCGTGTGGATCACCCACCGCGCCGGAAGGTCGCCCGCGGTCGTCCACCCTGCATCGCCCGTCGCCAGCCCGCGAGGGAACCGGGCGATGCAGTCCTCCAGCACCGCCGGGCCGCCCGCGCGATGGATCGCGCCGTCCACGCCGCCCCCACCGCGCATCCGATTGTTCGCGGCGTTGACGATCGCGTCGACGTCTTGTGTGGTGATGTCGCCGAGCACGGCGCTGAGTGCGGTCATGCCAGCACTCTAAACTTCCTGGCACAGACGCCCGGCAATCGAAGGTTCTCGCCCACGGCCAGATCCTCGACCGACAGCGCGTCATCGACTCCCTCACGGATGCACCGCAGTGGCGCAGCTATGACATCGCGAACGAACGACTCATCACTTTGAGCCACGACCACGCGATTCTCGTCTACACCGGCCGGGCCTACCGAGACGCGGGGGAGCCCGCGTTCAGTGCGCTCATGTCCAGCGTCTACACCCGCCAAGGGGACGCCTGGCGACTCGCCCTCTACCAGCAGACGCCCGTCCCCGCCGAGGCGTAGAGCCGGGTACTTCGGCCCACACCGGCGCCTCATCGACCGTCACGACGAGTCTCGGGCCCGCTTCGCTCCGGCTTCCCGTCGGTCAGACGTTAATGTCGAAGCCGAGATCGATGTCCGAGGCTGGCAGCCCGGCCCTCGTTCCCCAGTTCTCTTGCGAGATCTCGTGCAGGATCACCGTCACGTGGTCTCGCGGGATGCCGACCGCTTCGTGAAGCCGGTTGGAGAGCTCTGCGAACAGATGGCGTTTCGCATCGATGCTGCGACCGGCGAAGCAATCGATCGTCACGAGCGTGTATCGGTCTGGTTCTGCGAGCCCGTCGGGGGTTGTGAAGCGAGTCGGTGGGTGCTCGATCAACCGTGCACCGCGATCCTCCTGCGGTATCCGAAACGCGACGACCAGCGCCTCGTGCACGGCGTCCAGGATTGCTGCAGCCGCGTCGTCCGTGTACTGACGCCGTACCTCAACCAGTGCCTTGGGCATATCGATCCTTTTCACGCGAAGTGCACGTCATCGAGGACCAGGGCGTGTCTTCGAGGCACCCACCGGGATGAGGGCGGTGGGCAATGTGCGGGAGTCACGTCTGACTCTAGGGTGATCTCGTGAAGATCATCGTATTTGGGGCAAGCGGCGGGGTAGGGCAGCGCGTCGTCGAGCGTGCAGCCGCGGCTGGCCATGAGGTCACCGCGTTCGTTCGGAACCCGGAGAAGCTCGGCCCCCACGAGGGCGTGACTGTGGTGCAGGGCGATGCCTTCGATGCTGAGGCAGTCGCCTCCGCTATCGAAGGGCACGACGCGGTCGTCTCCTGCCTCTCATCGTCGACCGCATTGAAGAAGTCTGATGAGCTCGCCCGCATGACCCGCAACATTGTCGAGGGAATGCAGCGCGGTGGCGTCAATCGCATTGTGTACTGTGCGT
Protein-coding regions in this window:
- a CDS encoding SDR family oxidoreductase, with protein sequence MTTGSTSGLGGACAEALLAEGARVVISSRAQARVDASVASLEERFPGQVLGVAADLVDGDAAERVVGGAVEKWGRLDGAIISGGGPPVGGVMVATDEQWLSAFESVFLGPLRVARRAASLMSEGGCIAMVLSGSALAPIPDLALSNGLRPGVAMTMKTLSDELAGSRIRTVGLVPGRIATSRTLELDSAHPEVSERRNKAIPAGRLGTPEEFARVATFMVSPAASYVNGTSIVIDGGARRAP
- the ehuA gene encoding ectoine/hydroxyectoine ABC transporter ATP-binding protein EhuA; the encoded protein is MSGIEAVNRTQAMVEFRNVVKQYDATVLDSLNLSVAPGEKAVIIGPSGSGKTTILRILMTLVRPDEGHVFIDGEPLWHMEKKGELVDADEKHLRSMRNSLGMVFQQFNLFPHMTVLRNVTEGLIRVKGMAKDEAEHEALANLERVGLRHRAKDHSWQLSGGQQQRVAIARAIALKPRVLLFDEVTSALDPELVGEVLEVIRDLAVNTNITMLFVTHEMSFARDIADRVIMFDRGRVVEQGPPAQIFDSPQEERTQNFLRKVG
- a CDS encoding amino acid ABC transporter permease; its protein translation is MDLSWLEASASPLFQGMCTTLLVFFGSIIIATVIGVLVGALRLSRSSIVRGIAWVYVEFFRGVSVIVLIFWAFFVLPLLGIHLSTLVTSWLVIGLNQSAFIAEIVRGGIQAVPRGQIEASIAINLSPLTRLRNIVFPQALPIMLPPYANQLVNTLKETAVVSLIGLADLTFSANELRTHIGHSLEMFLSIGIIYLLLAYLLTQLTKWLETKTRVEPLRGSSANKNRRLSKSLTEGLSS
- a CDS encoding NAD(P)-dependent oxidoreductase, with the protein product MKIIVFGASGGVGQRVVERAAAAGHEVTAFVRNPEKLGPHEGVTVVQGDAFDAEAVASAIEGHDAVVSCLSSSTALKKSDELARMTRNIVEGMQRGGVNRIVYCASAGVDGELPGAIGKTVMWMLRYPLADHAAALGLIAAAGLDATIARPMSLTNDPYADYVETMDGAPEGSKPIPRASVADFMVKALEEPQAYSGTSVGLGLP
- a CDS encoding SDR family oxidoreductase translates to MDLGITGKGALVLGAGGGLGGAIAKALAREGVRVAVGDFVEDAANGTVAAIREAGGEAVPLIWDLADLAAMDAALDRLEKDHWQVDIVVHITGGPPPSPVSGQSDDVWRDHFNSMVLPIIHLTDRVLPGMKARGWGRIITSTSSGVVTPIPNLGLSNALRSALLGWSKTLAREVGPSGVTANLVVPGRVATKRITFLDEAKAEREGRDVNDVTAESVSSIPVGRYGDPDEYAAAVAFLASVQAGYITGTTLRVDGGLIPSI
- a CDS encoding transporter substrate-binding domain-containing protein — protein: MSLVACGADTGSNGAAPAAADEPALLTKMKAEGAILGMVDSPPTSFVESDGTPAGFSSLVTMEILKRMGVTEFGALVTDFPGAIPALMAQRSDIRIGGLTPNDERCPVMAFTKPSHVLTYAFAVKPGNPLDLHSLADLAATNSKLGTQGATTQERVAIEVMGGSENIVILPDRQSGIDALRTDRVDAFVAPLETLVQLQSTNPGAFDIADGIVPDLPILAQASVVRNEDKDFVEAYDKIFDELVAEGWLEELSDEYGFDFSLLSSPELTTCD
- the ehuD gene encoding ectoine/hydroxyectoine ABC transporter permease subunit EhuD, which translates into the protein MNWDWGYAISIMPMLLNGLLVTVVVTLIATAFGLAGGLLLGIVSSMRIPFFSKIADGYVIVFRNSPFLVQLYLIFFALPEIGIVLTPQVSGVLGLGLFISAYMAEVYRAGIASVPVGQWEATTSINLSKFHTWTRVILPQAIPPIIPMLGNYANLAFKLSAYVAVIGTVELFGTALRLGEQSYRYIEPFTLVGLLYLVVSVAATISLRQLEKRMQRNRPQMADL
- a CDS encoding O-acetyl-ADP-ribose deacetylase, coding for MTALSAVLGDITTQDVDAIVNAANNRMRGGGGVDGAIHRAGGPAVLEDCIARFPRGLATGDAGWTTAGDLPARWVIHTVGPNYAAGERDRGLLESCYRRSLAVADELGARSIAFPLISAGAYGWPKDDAVAAAVDTIRTAETAVEDVRVVAFDEATYRRIEGLLREA
- a CDS encoding dihydroorotase family protein: MAQAAVHGGVTTIANQLYPQSDETAAAAIDRMIAESVGGTADYAAHVRWDRTRGLEDLLGAAEAGAISIKVFLAHPDKQIQSSLGDLVKAMSSAGKAGLLTLVHAELGDVVDDLGAVGLGSMGSMREVNAWRSTAIEASAVRAVAVVAQAVGAPVYIVHASCEEGVREASEAKLRGTEVYVESCPHYLFLDLDDVPPGGQGFVLPPLRERGDRDALRRAAASGLVDTLGSDHCGHGPAAKPTHQIAGAKAGLPGLESMLPLIVDAVIGDDPWLSRQRAVQLLSSNAASVFGLAGKGSIDVGFDADLVAIDPAGQRRLSVADFHDAANYSPYEGMTTRGSIARVWRRGQLVVRDGEAHSTGGGRFVRGSGAQRRGGA
- a CDS encoding dihydrodipicolinate synthase family protein, with amino-acid sequence MHRPRTDWQVTKESAPLRGNILELNGVAHIALTPFNEDETIDFTGIENIVDEAVNVGCTAVVPLGIMGESHKLLDSERDEVLRAYVERAGDRLHVIAGITSESTAVAVARAESALRLGATAAMMAPPRNFKPGPGLVEHYRAVARTGIPVVVQDEPVTTGVIMPGEFIGQLAEIPGVFCAKVEEAPSPPKVSAILEHAPNLLCLGGLGGVAIYEELARGAVGIMTGFGFPGILVQICERYLAGDHAEARRIFHHYLPIIRFEAQLGVGGVAIRKQLFYERGLIATPLARRPARPVDARTVEELGELLDILELRNTND
- a CDS encoding nuclear transport factor 2 family protein, with amino-acid sequence MRSCQHSKLPGTDARQSKVLAHGQILDRQRVIDSLTDAPQWRSYDIANERLITLSHDHAILVYTGRAYRDAGEPAFSALMSSVYTRQGDAWRLALYQQTPVPAEA
- a CDS encoding tautomerase family protein, with protein sequence MPKALVEVRRQYTDDAAAAILDAVHEALVVAFRIPQEDRGARLIEHPPTRFTTPDGLAEPDRYTLVTIDCFAGRSIDAKRHLFAELSNRLHEAVGIPRDHVTVILHEISQENWGTRAGLPASDIDLGFDINV
- a CDS encoding amidohydrolase, with product MSEHSRLLITDVRLPFGDAESLDLLIEGERIARIEPSIEAGPNDRVERANGRLALPGFVDAHCHLDKTLVGRPWHSHRAGNSVAERVRIDHELRRGLGMPSVHNTTALVEQIIRSGTTSVRTHTEIDTEVGLAGVEVVSAVAERFRGDITIQQVAFPQSGMLADAAVEGLLSEAIDRGVRVIGGLDPAGAERDPVGHLNRIFALAVAKDCEIDLHLHDPGELGAWELDLISERTRVEGLSGRVNVSHAIALGQVDAGRQARLAEAMAAAGVSMTTCVAHNDPPPPVELLFDSGVLLTAGNDSIRNTWSPFGTGDMLERAWILAVRCGLRTDEQLQLALTIASAHGSALVRGEGTSALEVGSIADLVLVDALNVGDALARRPARDLVVHRGRVSARATPEAA